aaaaatgcaattcaaaaAAACATGCTGTTGAGCAAGTAATGACAGATTTTAATTTCTTAACTATTCCATTAAGAAACATACATTAGTCATACAGCAACGTGACCCTAATAAAATTTGctgctttttgttttgcaacctcaaaagattttctttcacaccaaaagcatGTTTGTTTGCAATCATCAGATTTCTCAATGAATCCATTGGACTCAACATGCAAGagtgctgattagacagcagaTGGGTTCATCTATAAATGCGGTTAATTATTAGTTAGCAAGTTAAATCATTAAATGCACTGCGCTGTACTGTACTCATGCTATCTCAAAACTCCATGCAAAGAGGACACAAATGATCGGTTTCAACATCAGCAAAGGTCGCTGGAGGAAGCTGGTTAAATAACACGAGCAGCAGCACTGAACGTGAATCTTTTGCAGGCCGCGAGCCCAGAACCTCTCGTTCCCAGGGCGACGAATGACTGACGTAACTTTAAAACGCGGGTCCGAAAGCAAGCTAGTACAAAATCCCATGACACTTACAGTCCAAATGCTTCTTCTTTGGCCCCATGACTTCGTGCGTGGTCGCCTTGCACACCGTTTTGGACACCGCGGAACCGGTAACACTGTGTTGCGCTGCCGTTATCCGGTCCGTTATGCTCTGTCCAGACATCCTCGCAgtttaaaacaaacagaaaaagggggaaaacaaaaaaagaggggaaaaaatctACTCGGGCTGTTAAATCCAACGGCAATGCTGTAGTCCCTGGGATGTGCACTGTTCCGCCACCTGACTGgggaagaaagagagaaaagaaatgAGATTGCAAGACTCGCTTCAgagtccaaatgaagtttgcTCTTTATGTATGCCGTCAGCTGATCGCGACATTTACGTACCAAACGTTTCCTCTTCTATTAACAGCACAGcgtcctctctctctcactcaacCCCTCTGTCACGCACTCTCCgctccctctctccctctctctaaACTCCCCCTTTTCCTCCTCAGTGGCTCTCCTCTCGGTTCTCGCCTCCCCCTGCTGGGTTTAAAAGGCTCGTAGGAAAATGGCGGGTCTGTTTCCTCTTTTCAGAGGATCCTCCCAAGGTTTATATGGATGCTGGATGATTTACAAAATGGCCATGCCcagctcttacaggaaaaataaggtggatactgaTTAATTTCCAGCAATAATTACCTTTAAAACCCATTTGAACACCTCATGAAAAACACTCACAATGCAATTCAGAgattttattacaaaacaaatcacTTAAAAAGACATCGACATAGCAAGGTAGAAGAAAACTGATCTTAGGCTAGTGCAATTATATACGAATCATCAGCAAgcaaatgatattttacaaaaaaaaataaaataaatagaaaaaaaaaaaatcaatcatatAAGCCTACAGTCAAGCTTTACAAGGGCTCTGAATCTCTGAATCTGATTTCTGCATGCTTTAACATTAAATCCATTCATCTTCAGatctgttcttcagaaacatTAATAATAGGACACTTTTATTACCTAAACTTTACAATAACTCAGCTCCATTTTAAATACggttcaatacagaaaaaaaaaaacatcagtatGTAAGGCATCAAAGCAGAACACTGAATCAGTGGAATACAGTGCCAGAGTGTCCGAGAACCAACGAAAACTGTCCAAAATAAAGACCCATTGGAGATGAATGTTCAAAAAGCAACTCAgtctaaattaattattttgagcTCCATAAAATGGATTCAAGTCGTCACTAAAGTTTCATTGCGTGACGTGCGGGTGTCATGATGTCATCGCGTGCATACGCGCCCAGTCCGTTTCCTGTGTATGCGGAGAGCTCATCTGTGCTCCCAACACCATTGTTGATCTCTGAGGGatgaaacaaacataaaacTTATTAGCCAGAGTTTCACAGGGCAGATTTGTCCAATAGGGGGCAATATTggaggtcttttttttttttttttttttttttttttttttttttaagaggaaTGAACATTCACAGAGCCTACAACAACACTTTTGTGCCACATCTTCCCCTGCATATTGAGTGATGTCAGTGCTGGTAATAAGACTGGACTGTTGACCACTGATTGTGTAAGTATACAGACTGAGAGACAGAGTGTCATGTGACAGTTTATACAACCACAATCACTTGTTTCTGAATCACTGGCTATGTGAACCAtcttaacattatttttgaacattttggttGATTTCAATCATATAATGTTTCACTGGAGCTGTAATAACTAAtatattaaaggaataaaatattataattaaaaatataaaataaaaattttttttatatatatattttaatatattattattatttttatatattttattattattattttattagaaatatccaatttgcaaggatgctttaaattgatcaaaaggaatgataaaggcatttttaatgttacaaaagatttctatttcagataattgcTGTTCTTAACTTTCTTTctattaaaaaactgaaaacaaaagctgttttcagctgtgttttttcaataataataataataataataataataataataataataataataataataatgtttttgagcagcaaatcagaatattagaatgatttctgaaggatcatgtgaatggagtaatgatgctaaaaattcagatttgaaatcacaggaataaattacattttaaaatattcaaatagaaaacagttattttaaatagtaaaaatatttcaaaaatatttgtactgtttttgctgtacctcggatcaaataaatgcaggcttggtgagcaaaagagacttgaaaaaaaaaaaaaaaaaaactaaaaaacttttgactggtagcgtataacatttctgtaaatatcacaaaaaattgTTCTTGATACCtgatgcattaactaatgtttaacctcattgtaaagtgttaccatatgcAGGTATGAATACAGATATTGAAGGTGCATTATGACTGCCACCAGGTGGCGATGTGCAACAGCCATTTGCAGAGGTCACAGAGAATTAATTTGTTCCGTGGCTGTATTAACCAGGCTTTATCTCCACACAGCTGTGTGCTCATGAGTCTCACCTGAGAAGATCAGTTTCTCCTTCATGAGGTTGACGTCACGACTCGGCCGACGTACTACAGCGCTTAGCATGATCTGCTCAGGGTTGTAGCTGCGCATACCACTCATCTTCCACCTGAggaaaaaacatgacaacacaCAGTCAACAAAACACACT
This genomic interval from Labeo rohita strain BAU-BD-2019 unplaced genomic scaffold, IGBB_LRoh.1.0 scaffold_1790, whole genome shotgun sequence contains the following:
- the LOC127158937 gene encoding glycerophosphodiester phosphodiesterase domain-containing protein 5-like isoform X1, which encodes MEKEESAAPVLCCLNSQSGGTHSLQRIHWRASDIMLNFYKSVVLKRQAHLQSGQLARWKMSGMRSYNPEQIMLSAVVRRPSRDVNLMKEKLIFSEINNGVGSTDELSAYTGNGLGAYARDDIMTPARHAMKL
- the LOC127158937 gene encoding glycerophosphodiester phosphodiesterase domain-containing protein 5-like isoform X2, which gives rise to MLNFYKSVVLKRQAHLQSGQLARWKMSGMRSYNPEQIMLSAVVRRPSRDVNLMKEKLIFSEINNGVGSTDELSAYTGNGLGAYARDDIMTPARHAMKL